Proteins encoded by one window of Syntrophorhabdaceae bacterium:
- the ccsB gene encoding c-type cytochrome biogenesis protein CcsB has protein sequence MSTSLLIAALCLYLISTLFYLLQISTGALRMGIPAFICLAGGFVVQLVSLVLRYFQAGYAPVTNLPEALSFFAFCVAGFFLYLRRSYKIDLVGAIVAPVLSLMLIWSLTYATAIRPLPPVLKSFWLPVHTFLAFSGNAIFLVAFFVSLLYIVVERSIKKKTSLSLSPRIPSLETLDAINYRCMSYGFPLLTVGIITGSIWAGFAWGSHWSWDPKETWSLVTWIVYAILLHNRLTIGWRGRKTAYMMIIGFFFMLFTFLGVNLFTGGLHSYGQW, from the coding sequence ATGAGCACCTCCCTTCTCATTGCCGCCCTCTGCCTTTATCTCATCTCCACGCTCTTCTACCTCCTCCAGATCTCGACAGGCGCACTCCGCATGGGTATTCCCGCCTTTATCTGCCTCGCCGGGGGGTTTGTCGTCCAATTAGTGTCCCTGGTTTTGAGATATTTTCAGGCAGGCTATGCACCTGTAACCAATCTTCCCGAGGCTCTTTCGTTTTTTGCCTTCTGTGTCGCGGGATTCTTCCTCTACCTGAGAAGATCCTATAAGATCGACCTTGTGGGTGCGATCGTCGCGCCGGTCCTGTCTCTCATGCTCATCTGGTCCCTTACCTACGCGACTGCAATAAGACCCCTTCCGCCGGTACTCAAGAGCTTCTGGCTCCCAGTGCACACCTTCCTTGCCTTCTCAGGCAATGCCATATTCCTGGTGGCTTTTTTCGTGTCCCTCCTCTACATAGTCGTGGAGAGGAGTATCAAAAAAAAGACTTCCCTCTCCCTCTCGCCCCGTATACCCTCTCTCGAAACCCTCGATGCGATCAACTACAGGTGCATGTCCTACGGTTTCCCCCTCCTTACCGTGGGGATCATTACCGGTTCCATATGGGCGGGTTTCGCGTGGGGCTCCCATTGGAGCTGGGACCCGAAGGAAACATGGTCTCTTGTCACGTGGATCGTCTATGCCATCCTCCTCCATAACCGTCTGACAATCGGGTGGAGAGGCAGAAAAACCGCATATATGATGATCATAGGGTTCTTTTTCATGTTATTCACTTTCTTAGGCGTCAATCTCTTCACCGGCGGATTGCACTCCTATGGACAGTGGTGA
- the hemA gene encoding glutamyl-tRNA reductase, which yields MKETLHIGVFGLNHNTAPLGIRERLYISETIAPELLQSLKHRGMEEIILLSTCNRTEIYYSCRDRVQALDIIKSALRDRFAVEGERLDPYTYVLYDEDAYRHLFRVSSGLDSMVVGEPQILGQVKDAYRLATSHGATGFLLNKVFHRTFHVAKRIRSETRIGYNPVSISSMAVELSKKIFLDLSRKRILVIGAGEMCEIALKHFKKEGLSEIFITNRTFQGALRLAEEYAGIASPFTEMEDLLTRVDMVLSSTGSEQPLIGATLVHSVMKKRKNRPLFFIDIAVPRDIDPGVNKIDNVYLYDIDDLKDLSQRHLSDRLKESEKAQEIMEEEAAKFSHWLTRLDMAPLIVKVAHKAEDIRSAEVKKGLSKMKDLDEETVARIEAMTRALVSKLLHPHLALIKDNGSPEVLDVMKRLFEIEDGDEEEMDTGDQGE from the coding sequence GTGAAGGAGACTCTCCATATAGGGGTCTTTGGCCTCAATCACAATACCGCCCCTCTGGGCATAAGGGAAAGACTCTATATATCCGAGACGATCGCACCGGAACTCCTTCAGTCCCTCAAGCATAGGGGAATGGAAGAGATCATACTCCTCTCCACATGCAACAGGACGGAGATCTATTATTCCTGCAGAGACCGTGTACAGGCCCTCGATATCATAAAGAGCGCGCTCCGGGACCGGTTCGCCGTCGAAGGGGAGCGGCTCGATCCCTACACATATGTATTGTACGATGAAGACGCATACCGCCATCTTTTTCGCGTATCATCGGGACTCGATTCGATGGTTGTGGGAGAACCCCAGATTCTCGGACAGGTCAAAGACGCGTACCGCCTCGCCACGTCCCATGGGGCCACGGGATTTCTCCTGAATAAGGTCTTTCATCGTACGTTTCACGTCGCAAAACGCATCAGGTCGGAGACAAGGATCGGCTACAATCCCGTCTCCATCAGCTCCATGGCGGTGGAACTCTCGAAGAAGATCTTCCTCGATTTGAGCCGCAAGAGAATACTCGTGATCGGCGCCGGCGAGATGTGCGAAATTGCGCTCAAACACTTCAAAAAGGAAGGCTTGAGCGAGATATTCATTACAAACAGGACCTTTCAGGGCGCCCTTCGGCTCGCGGAAGAATATGCGGGGATCGCCTCTCCTTTCACGGAGATGGAGGACCTCCTCACACGGGTGGATATGGTACTCTCGTCCACCGGCTCTGAACAGCCGCTCATCGGTGCGACCCTTGTCCATTCGGTCATGAAAAAGAGAAAGAACCGGCCTCTTTTTTTCATCGATATCGCCGTCCCGAGGGATATCGACCCGGGAGTCAATAAAATAGACAACGTATACCTTTACGACATCGACGATCTTAAAGACCTTTCCCAGAGACACCTTTCGGATCGTCTGAAAGAGTCGGAGAAGGCTCAGGAGATTATGGAGGAGGAAGCGGCAAAATTCTCCCACTGGCTTACTCGCCTTGATATGGCTCCCCTTATCGTAAAGGTTGCTCATAAAGCAGAGGATATCAGGTCGGCAGAGGTGAAAAAGGGGCTCTCCAAAATGAAAGATCTGGACGAAGAGACTGTCGCCCGGATCGAGGCCATGACCAGGGCCCTTGTGAGCAAGCTGCTCCACCCCCACCTTGCCCTTATCAAAGATAACGGAAGCCCCGAAGTCCTGGATGTGATGAAAAGACTATTTGAAATTGAGGATGGCGATGAAGAAGAGATGGATACTGGGGACCAGGGGGAGTA